Genomic segment of Malania oleifera isolate guangnan ecotype guangnan chromosome 7, ASM2987363v1, whole genome shotgun sequence:
TCTTTATTGATTAAAATCTTCTGTGGTTTAAGCATAAGTTTTGATTGAAAGTTATTGTTAGCACTAGTGTTTGTGAGGagattaattatttattaaaatcattgCATAAACTTGTTTATATTCAAAGCGTGCCTATATTGATATGCTTGTTAGTTGAGAACATTATTTATTGTTAAGAAGTTAGAGCACTTATAAAATCACAACATTTAAAATTCATTAAGTTTccacaataaattttaaaaatatctaataattttaaaatctaaTGGATTTGTTCCCggttgtgaaggcttctttgctAGTGAATGAGGTTTATAGTAaattgtggaatccttgaataTGTCTAAGGCATGCATGTAGGCAAGAGACTTAACCACGTTAATATTGCTTGTCAATCTTTTTTCTTCCCTATACTctatttatatcttgtgcatgatttatattttatatattgtaatataattgtttgcatcttatcaagattttatgTTTTGTAAAGGAAAGCTAAAATCTAAATGATCCCCTTGACTTACACCTTGACTTTCAGTTTCGGTTCATGATGATCTCAGGATTTTGATCCAATCGGATTCTATAAAATGAAGAGAACGGAAACACCAGtacaataaatttattaattgatGCACTTCCTATCATACTGTAGACGACACATTATTAATTTGTATTCTTGACGACAAACAACCACTTATCAACTAACCACTTATCATTTCATCTGTGAATGAATCGTTTATGAAAGAGGTGGGATGCTCTGTTCATGCCAGAAGAAACCATCAGGATCCGCTTTGGCCTTGATTTGCGCCAATCTCTTGAAATTATCAATAAAGTAACTATTTCCCCAAGCACTGGCCTCAACAAAACTGGCGTTCCGCCCCTTGTTCATCCCCAAATCAAGGTCCCTGTAGTTAACATACGCGGCCCTTGGGAGCTTCGAAACAAAAGGCGTCATGTAATTATATAAACCCCTAATCCAATTTATGTGCCTTGTCGCGTTGGCCGCGCTCCCATCTTGCCAGTTCGACACGTACATAATTTTAAATAGGTTGCCTTTCCTGTGAGGAAACGGAATCTGGGACGGTGGAATTTTACTCATCGCCCCCCCGTAGGGATTCCATATCATCATTGGGCTGTCCTCCTCCAGCAGTCTATTCCACAGCCCTTCAAGCCCATTTTCCGGAATTGGCTCCCTCACGAAGTCCGATTTCGCCTTGAAATAGTTCTTGAAAAGTGACTTGCCCTGGAGTAGAACTTCCGGCTGCGTTCCCGCGGGGTAACCGGCCATGAAAAGAACCGACTGTATCCAGCTCACTTCAGAAGTATCATTCCGGATCAACCCCAATTCCGGAAAGCTCTCTCCCATCAGTTGAAGCAGCCTGTCCGCGCCACCGAGAAACTGTGAATTAAACGTCACGGTCACTGTTCTCCCGGCCTTCCCGGCGACCTCTGTTGGCCGAATGAGGACTCTAATGAAGAGATCTTCGTCCAGCTTATCGGCAACTTGTTGCCACTTGTAGAGAATCTTAGTCGCGCCTTGTTCTAATGTTTTCCCGACGTTAAAAACAGTCACGGTCGGCGGCACTGGAACCAATTTTATTTTCCACCAAAGCAGGACACCGAAGCTCCCTCCGCCGCCGCCCCTGATTGCCCAGAACAAGTCTTCGCCCATCGCCTTTCGATCGAGAATCTTACCGGTTGCGTCGACTATGCGGGCGTCGAGGACATTGTCTGCCCCGAGGCCGTACTTTCTCATCATGCCGCCGTACGCACCGCCCGTAATGTGGCCACCGACGCCCAGGCTGGTGTATAGACCAGCCGGGAAGCCGTGGGTGTTGCTTTTCTCGGATATTCTGTAATAAACTTCGCCGATGGTTGCGCCGGTCTGGACCCATGCGCTCTGGGAGGCTATATCAACATTGATGGACCGAAGCTTGGTTAGATCCAGCATAAAAAATGGCGTTATTGTTTGAGAGGCGTAGGAGAGGCCCTCATAGTCGTGGCCTCCGCTGCGGACTCTGAGGTTCAGGCCGAGGTGTTTGGCGCAAATAACAGCTGCTTGGACGTGGTATTCGTAGAGCGGGGTGAAGATGAACTCAGGTTTGGGCACGGTAGGCGTTAAGTACCGGAGGTTCTGCGCGGTGGACTGGAGGAGAGGGGTGTAGGTGACGTTGTTTGGGGTGTAGAAGGCGGAGAAGATGGAGGTGGGAATTATCTTGGGATCTGATAAAAGACATTGGAAAAATGTTTCTGCAGTGGAATTTGGAGCAGCCCAAGTAGAGGATGGACCGGATGGAagtaggagaagaagaagaagaagagaaagcaTGGCAAAGCTGCTAGTGCTTTCGCTACTACGTCTTGTTTTCTGCACTGGGATTGTATAGATTCGAAGTCGAGAATACTGTTATATAGCCTTCACGCGCATAGGTTACATGGTTCCGTTTACGTGAGGTAATGCAAATGTCACAGAAGGATGTTTATGAGCTTGTTATTGTTTCCTGCATAATATTAATCGAGTGAAAGTCAGTTTCGGGAGGGCAATCAATGTGGACGTTTCTAAAAATGGATATTTTccttttgatttgatttgatttgctttttgtattatttaattatataacTATTTAACTCCTAGTTTAATTAGCAAATAagttattaaaaataatttttcatttttttaattatataactAATTTTCCAATTGTttagttttaacttttaaattcttGTTAATGACTCATCtagtaatttaattaattcatccTCACAAATTGTTCGACtataaactctctctctcaaaaGCATTTCAACATaaataagcattaataagcaTTTCAATACCCTTCAAAAGCCTAAATCACTCACTATTCAATAGCTTTtagtaaaaaaggaaaaatgtCACTAAATGGCCAATAAATATATTGACATAATTGGAACTAGAATTTGTGGCACATGTCATGAATATTTTTTTGACCGtattttatgatttattttaGTTGTCCAATTTTGGTAATAAATGTCCATATTTTTTTAGCTCAAATATAGAAAGAGATAGGAACGAGAATAAGATGAGGAAGACCATTTCTCCTGGTGTGTAAGGATTGGAGAATATTGAATGATTGGTGACTAGTCATTAATCTCAAGATTTTGACTATATCTAATTCATATAAAAAGAACCATTTCTGAAATGATATTACATTAATCACTACTAAGAAAATGTTTTATTGTGACATCAATATATTCATATGAAAAATAGATGTCATCAAAAATTGCTTTTTAGATATATCAAATTTTAAAGTCAATAAAATGCATTTTTGGTGGCATTCAGTAATTAATGTCACGAAAAATTACTTTTTATAACATCATATATTATCTTTTAATGATATCAATTTTTAATTTATGTATAAGTGTGACGGTTCAATTGAGTAACAATTTTGTAATGATAGAATTTATCTTGGAAAAAAGACATTAACATTCTCTAAGGTTTAATAAAAAGATATGGAAAGTGGGTgagaattttgaaatcttagagAGGTCTTTATCTTTTTACCAAACATCATGAAAGATCAATGTCTTTTGCTCATTTATTTTGGTGATGTTTGACATCATGTCACCATCAAATTTTAGACACTTCCCCTCCTTCCCATTTTCCCTTTGCTTCCAAACAGTAATGTCATCATTAGAAAAAATTAAATCAACAATAAATTGTCAATTATTACTATCATTTTTACATAAATGTCATATTTCTTTACCCACTTTCCAACAATTGccaaaataaattataatattaacttTTTTATGTCACTATAAAAAATAGgtcattgaaaatgatttttttgtgcattaattttaaatttttgaaaaattttctaatgattttttccataacactataatAAACTAATGCCTTACCaacattattttttttactgTTGCTAAtacttttcaagaaaaaattgtaagaatttttaaaatcataatcctagaaaatatcttttaaaattaatatttttcttaaaatttttataGCTAATTTTTGGTATAGttcaataaatatatttttgtctAAAAAATTACCACCAAATGTCACACTTccgctaattttttttttgggaaaagcATTATTTCATTTGTTTTAAGGCCTATCATTCTCGACATTCTTCCAtcttttcccttctctctttcttttatcaATTAGATGATGAGTCCCTATGCTATAACCTCCTCAACCATGAACCCTCCACCTCCCATCTCCACCTTGTCAGCAACTCCTTTATCATCTTGTTATTTCATAACTTAATTCAAGACAAACTCCAAAACTAATCATCCATGACCTTATTTGGATCTAAATCTAACGTACCTTTTGGATACACAATGTTGTTGAAGAGGTACATAAGGTGAATTCTAGGTGATTATATATAGGAATGATGGATTATGCTTACTTTTTATTTGTGCGAAGAAGGAAAAGTTGTGTATGCTTATTTATCTTCTCTGTGTTCATTGTCCTCTAGTTTTGTCACTATTGAAATCTTTCCTAACTAGGTTAACTAGTTGATAGAAGGAATCTTTCAGTTATTTGTCATGGAAGTGCAAATTAGATGGGGCTTCTTCCTTGATGATGTAAACTCTTTCTCTGTACGGATGATATCAAATTTTGTTCTGTTAGGTTGTGTTGTCTTCATTGGTGCTATAGTTGGCTAGCTTCTACTTAGGTCTTCAGTGTCCtcattgaatggcttgaggcaactAACATGAAAAAaaagatgcactttcatccaaacTGAAGAATTAACCTTGTAAGAAGCCTCCCAGACTTTAGCCAAGATGAGGACTAGTCCTTCATATTCgcaaagtagtctcctatctcgatCTCTTACTGAGCTAATATGTttaggattgagcttaacaagcaccaagtcacctatcGTTGAAGTGCATTGGTCTTCTCTCTATTATTTTGACCACTCTTTCATTCACTTGGAAGCTTTCTATAGGAAGGTTAGGGCAATTTATGCATTCTATCTCCATTCTTGGTGAAAATGTATACTCATTCATTTTTTCCTTCATACGAATCATCCATTGTTTGAGATAAAAATGGTTGTTGGCATATAACAAGATGACTTTTGTTGTTTGTTAAGCTCTTTTTAGGCGTTTAAACATAACTGGGCCACATCAATTGAGCGTTTTCGAGCATTGGAATATAACTTAGCCACATTAAGTAATTGCACCTAATTCTTTTGGTTGGCGTTGAAAAAATGGAGAAAGTACTCTTCTTGTAGCCCGTTGAATCTCTCTGTTTGTCTATTTGTCTGCAAGTGGCATCACAAAGAAATATCAACTTGTGAACTGATGCTTTTGAATTCTAGATATTACTAATGAATCTTGAGCTTCGATCATTAATTATGTATTAGGGAACACCCTAATACTTCAcaatatgttaaaaaaaaaaaattatatttgtgtCTTCTACCAAAGAGTACTTTGGTGCGGGTATAAAAGTATCATACATAAAAAACTACCTATAACCATAGTTATCGACCCAACATCTCTTACTCTAGGTAGCCTGGTGATGAATTATAGTGAGACACTTTCCTATTGTTTTGTTGGTAATTGGTAAGGGCTCCAATAGCCTTGCAATCTTTTTCTACTCCATGTTGTCTCATTGGTAGGTGGACAAGTTCGGgtacaataaaccacatcatcGCGCATGTGGGTCTAgtaatcactacaaaaaaaaaaaaactcgtttttagtgacgaaagtattagtgacggattcaatttcatcactaaaagtgggtattagtgatggtttttatgaatcatcactaatagtgcaaGCATTAGTGACATTTTTagcaaccatcactaatacaacactattagatacgatttcaaaatcatcaataataattttgtcactaaaaacttgTTTTCTGCTCAATCTATCACAGAAAACCATTTTTCGTGCAGAAAGTATCTCGGGAAAATATTAATGACGATTGTTggggtattagtaacgaattgaatctgtcactaaaattcaattattagtgacaattaagtAACCGTCACtgttattgtattaataaataataaaaaaattatttaacactattagtgacggtttagaggattcgtcactaataggcaATTATATGTGACggttttaagaaccgtcactaatagttttctTATTTAAacaatgtaaaaataatttatttaacactattagtgacgatatagaggattcgtcactaatagtcaattattagcGATAGTTTTTGAAAcggtcactaatagttttttatttaaaaaatataacaataattTATTTGATACTATTAGTGAGGGTTTacaggattcgtcactaatagttaattattagtgacaacttttaaaatcgtcactaatattttttatttaaaaaatataaaaataatttatttaactatattagtgacggtttccaggATTCATCGctattagtctattattagtgacggtttatgaaaccgtcactatagtgttttgattttaaaaatataaaaaataatttagttaagaatattagtgatggtttggagcattcgtcactaataataggatattattAATGGTttagaggattcgtcactaataatctagtattagtgacggtttttttaaactgtcactaatactctaacctATTAAATTAATTTACCTTCTCCGCACGATTTCCCAATCTGCCTCCATTTTCCCTTGGATTTCTTCCCCCTTTCCCTTCTCCTTCCTTTCCCAATCTCCCCTTTTCCCCAATCTCCCGGGTTGAACTCACCTGAAATTGAAACTAATGTAATACTCAGCATGATTTGCTTAGATTTTTGGTCAGTACTTCATGGGTTTGTTgcaagatttaaaaataaaaaattatgatgCTGAGCCCATGCTACGTTCTTGCGGGGTCTCAATCAGTTCCCATTTTACTTAAGTAGAAGGTCGGGTCATGTCGACGCCCAGCGTGCACatgtttttcatttaaatgaaatACCGATATAGGTTGTAGAATTGTTTTAGTTGTACGTACGAATTGAATTTTAGCTTGACCTTCCCTTGCATGGAATGCTGAACTGGGTTTTgtgtcttttttattttattttgttttattgcaGTTGAAAGTAGGAATTGGAGAAGATTTCTTCCCTTGAAATGGGAGATGGAATTTCAACAACAAGGTGCTGCTCCTTATGTTCTGTCATATTAGGATCAGAGTTCAACTGATCTCACAATATTCTTTGTActttgttttagaaactagtggagcAAGCAAATATTGAACGTTGGGCTATTGTAAATTTCTTAGCTCGATGTGATATCCAtggtcttgtgagagatctaatcaaatgtggagaaatgaaaggaattgtaagctttattattatgttttctacAATATAAGAGTGGAGATTAATGGAAGTTCTTTGTCATGCGTTATGTAGGTCATTGAACCTTCATTCAATGTATTTGAAGAGAACCCTCAATCTAAACGAGCTCCACCTATTGTTAGAGTGGAGAAAATGTTTGAAGATATACAATCTAAACTACTCAGAGCTCCAAAATTCCTTCTTTGCCTTCTTCCGGATAGGAAGAACTTTGATCTTTATGATTGTGGCTAGtttgttttatatttataaaGTTAATTTTCGGTTGGTGCTAATGAATCTATCTAATGTTTAAGGTCATTGAAAGCGAAAGAATCTTGCTGATTTTGGAATTGTCATTCAATGCACTGCTCCTACTAGAGTTAACGACCAATATCTTACAAATGTTCTGCTCAAGATTAATGCCAAGGTGTATACttcatcaatttttattttcaattatgcAATTGAGCTAGTTTGAGAGATCTTTCGAAACTGTTCATGGAattaagatgattacaattcagaacTTGTCCTAGGTTTTTTGGTGCCAGAGCCCATACACAtcatattaattatatagcttGTCCCCCAATGAAGTTATAGTACTTTCACCATCTAAGAAAGATGGTTCCAACTTCTTTAAGATagactttgtagtattgtgcaaaggTTTTACataagcattactcatttttagttttagCTTCTTAAATGAATTAGGTTAATCATGAaaatcttttctcacttttcctagcTAATATATAGAAGTAACCTCTTTCAAATCTGAAGGAAAGATCTATACGTTTGGGCATGGACTGAGATTAtagttcttaacatagtggatgaaAAATTTTTGGGAGAgatgtcattgatagtgaatcgGGTGTATATACAGATTACCAGGAGCTAGCCGTCTAAGCAGAGGAATTTGAGGTCAGTATCAGCTGTAGTTAATTAAGCTGGAATGAGATTCATTCTACAACAGCCATGTCGGTgcatgcatgggtgggttgctcgtgaagatgattacaattcagatggGCCAGTATGAGAATATCTTTGTAGCATGTGGATAGATAGAATCTGTTGCTGATATATATTGTCTAGGAAGAAATACCTTCAGTAATAGTCTTTATATTCATTACGGTTTTCATCAACCATCAGTAATCATTCATCTTAGTTAAGCAGCTAATTAATCTACTAATTTTATtagtaataaaattaataaaaatataaattagtgaTTGAATGGTTATCTCCAGAGTAGCTTTAagcattaatttatattaaattttgtaattaattattaattcagttaaccaaaccgATAATCGATGAATCAAAAAGTGGTAAAATTGTAACCAATGAATCGAACCAACCCTATTTATTGACTGAACTGAATTGACCGAAATTGGTTACTTAATTCGGTGAATTCTCATTTCCTGGAATTATatatgctcacccctaatcaatacaacatttttaattttaattttaaataacagactattagtgatggttttaagagttttagtgacggttttaaaattgtcactaatagtctacttAAAATCCCCAAATTCCCGAGCTCTCCCTCCTTTCTTTCCCTCGCCCCATTCTTTTCCTCCCTCGATTGCCCCTATTGCTCCCTCGTTTGCCCCTTTCTTTCCCTCCCTCAGGTGCTCATCGTTGCTCATCAATCCTCTTCCTGCCTTCGCCACTCACCGAATCTCGCCACCATTGCTCGCCGAAGCTCTAGGTACTTACgattcttcctcttcttcttcctcggGTTGACCGTGTGTGTGTGCGTGGTGCCAACATCTAtctgtgtgtgtgggtgtgtctcTATATGTGGGTGTGGGTGTGTCTGCGTGGgcatgtgagtgtgtgtgtgtgtggctgtGAGTGTGTCTGGAaactacaaaaaattagggtattagtgaaggataaaatccgtcactaatacttataaatttgtcactaatagtattagtgaagaatttaaaatagttgctatatctaccgctactactaacttttagtgacgaattcaaaatttcgtcactaataaaggagtattagtgatggattataaccgttactaaaactctaataccgtcactataaattctaaattgactcaactcaaattcgtcactaatagtagggtattagtgaaggattcaaattcgtcactaataccctacaattagtaacaaatttaaatctttcactaataattagaaaaaataaaaaaaacctttaatactaattttttttaatcatcaagtCCTGTAAAaaattgtaattacattttcgcatacataacctgaaaccataattactacaaaattcgtaaatcattcaaaatttcaaattcaaatgcaaattcaattaaaattaagaaataacatttgttcaaataacaaaaaaaaatcaaaatattcaaaattcaaatacaaatattagtacaaattcaaattcaaatacaaaaattctatttgttcaaataacaataaaaattacaaagaaattatcaaaagttgcatctgacgactgtaatgcatgcatgcatgacatcgtgctaatGTTATGAcagctgcaaaccctacaaattaagagtcattaaaaaaaattagtatacaaatggagagttggcgctcaatataatcaagaaaaataattatatgataaaaAATGTTCACAaaaatttcataatcatgcatattacacaatttgtacggtagtaatatcaataatgaaaaa
This window contains:
- the LOC131160010 gene encoding berberine bridge enzyme-like 15 yields the protein MLSLLLLLLLLPSGPSSTWAAPNSTAETFFQCLLSDPKIIPTSIFSAFYTPNNVTYTPLLQSTAQNLRYLTPTVPKPEFIFTPLYEYHVQAAVICAKHLGLNLRVRSGGHDYEGLSYASQTITPFFMLDLTKLRSINVDIASQSAWVQTGATIGEVYYRISEKSNTHGFPAGLYTSLGVGGHITGGAYGGMMRKYGLGADNVLDARIVDATGKILDRKAMGEDLFWAIRGGGGGSFGVLLWWKIKLVPVPPTVTVFNVGKTLEQGATKILYKWQQVADKLDEDLFIRVLIRPTEVAGKAGRTVTVTFNSQFLGGADRLLQLMGESFPELGLIRNDTSEVSWIQSVLFMAGYPAGTQPEVLLQGKSLFKNYFKAKSDFVREPIPENGLEGLWNRLLEEDSPMMIWNPYGGAMSKIPPSQIPFPHRKGNLFKIMYVSNWQDGSAANATRHINWIRGLYNYMTPFVSKLPRAAYVNYRDLDLGMNKGRNASFVEASAWGNSYFIDNFKRLAQIKAKADPDGFFWHEQSIPPLS